The Rhodamnia argentea isolate NSW1041297 chromosome 7, ASM2092103v1, whole genome shotgun sequence genome contains the following window.
gtatTTCTGTGGGTGAGTtgagagaaaaatagagaaagaactgTAAGACAGAATAAATGTTCTATCAATTGCCTAAAGTCATACGTTGGTAGCCAACATGCTCTCGAGTTTTTGCAACCAGCTTACATACTGATTTTGCTCCTTCCTATGCAAGTATGAGAGAAGGAAGTCGGTGAGGCCTCTTCCAATTCCTTTTGCCACAAGGTACTCCTTGAGTTTGTCCTGCAAATGATGGTCTAATGTGCTGTGGACCGCAAACATGATATTAGGAGAATAGCCACATTGAGAGCAATAAAAGGGAACAACAGATTTAAACAGAATTAAGCGAATACAGATAATTAAAATGTATGGTGAGGGTTTCTAACTCGATCAATCTGGGAAGATGGGAAGATATTAACCTAAACTAGAAACGTTAGGCGATAGAGTTTTCACACAGTCACAACTTCGTTTTCCATGGTAGTGTGATATAAAAATACCAGACTAACGACTTTTCACCAATCCAGTTTGGCATAGACATTCCACTAAGAAATTTCCGTTTTGCAAAAGACAGCTGAGGTTGCTGCAAACTCCCATCTCAGAAAGATCCTAGAACAAGTGGGACATCCTTGGCAAAGAAAGAGATAAAGCGTTCCAACTTTGAAACTTAAGGCAATCAAAAAACAGGTCTCCTACTGAAGTCCCAAGCCAACTGTCTCGCATAGCACCTTAAAGAGACAACAAAACGCAACAACACTAGCACAAGCACACACAGAACATCTATTGCTTCCAAATAGCGTATACAATTATTTTGAGCTTTCTAATAACTGGTCCCGATCCAAGAAGCCAATTGCCCTAAAAGAGCGTTCAATTATTCGTAAGCAAGTCTTTACTAAGTATTACATGTAAAATTCTTATGCACCCTATCTTGGAATTTGATAATCACAACTCACAACCACCTTTCACTGCTCATCATCCGCATCAGTCCACGTGAAACATGTATAGCCCAAGTGCTCTGAAGTCACGGCCCCTCAAGAGTCAAGACCATGGTGCAAGTGATGCACACTACAAGAGACCTCAACATGACATAAGTCCATGCCTCCAAAACCATGTGAAACATAATGGACTAAATCCTTCCCAAATTCAAAAGGACAGACTCAGAAGTATTTGATAATTGAAGAGGAGATTTCTTCTCACTAAATTCTGCATCCCAGTCTTATTCCAACTACACGGGACTTGAGGTGGGTTTCGCTTGCacatttttcttccaaaagttAGTTCTTTTCTCACCTTATAAGTAAGATGAACCGTTTTTCTCTACACAACTATACCTTGAAATATAACACTTATCTAGTCAAACAAAGCTTCGCAATTACACATACCAGAAGAATGGAAAATCCACAACCCCATAAAGGGAAAAGTCAAGTTAAAGGATTTTAGCAGGCTACATCATAGTTAAGCTGGCTTCATATAAAGATTCCAACTGTATTGAAGATGAACATGAAGTTTGCAAGATATTAACTATGTTCAAGTCGTCTCAGAAAACCAGTGTAGCAGAAGCTAGTCCCAACAGAAATAGACAAAGAATTCTGAAATTGAGAAAATCCAAGAGCAACAACATCGCAATCATTATAAACAAGAAATGGCCATAAAGGCATTTCGACAAGCAAGTCTACATGAGTCTCTTACAGTTTAAAGATCTGAAAACatgcaaaagaaaacatttcTAAAACAAAGACCAACCAGAACTCCAGTATCCAATTTGCACTACGGTTCAGAGAACATAAGTTTTCTCGCTTCCCATACTGCATGCGCCACATTCCAACAACTCTCTATCATACACATTAAATTTCGAATAGGACAACTGACTATTCTCTATAGAAGTAGCAGTCACCACCTTCTTAGGAATACATAATCATGCCAGCAAAAAACCTATGGAGTTTGTATTGATTTTTTCATTCCTTTCTACTCCCATTTAAATCCAGACTCCTACAGCGAAGCTTTTATGTCAGACCAACCCATTTGTTGCAAGAATGCAAAGAGCAACCGAAAACTGGAGACTAAACCATTTTACCTGAACAAAGGGCCTTTGTAGAGCGAATGATGCAATAACGCAGGTGATGGGAGATAGTAGGCACCGCGTAAGTGTAATTCAGACCCACTATCAGTTCCACTGCATACACCGCAATCAAACTGTAAGATGGAGTTGAAGCCTGGCTTTTTGAAACAGACCTTCATTAGAACTTCCCTGGGAAACATGCCCTCTCCACCATACATTTGTGGACCCAACAATGCCGAAACAGCAACTTCCTCACCGGATTCACATTTTCTCCTCAAAAGCACATCTTCAGATTCCGGTGCATCCCAGTCAACCACAAAATCCCCAAGATCACCAATTTGGTCATTCTAAGACATCAATCATGTTAATACGAGCTAAGAAAAAGCTTTTGCAGTGTTTAGGCCCCAAGAAGGGCAACCAGAACAAAGTCATAAAGCTTTCTATGGCGACTgaaatgaagaaggaaagagcTTTGGCATGGAAATAGATAGTCAATTTTAGCTTCTGCCCTACACGTGCTTAGGACATGGCACAAACAGCACTAGCAGTAGCTTTTTTCGGGTACTTGTAATGCCAAGGCTATATCATCTTTTAGCTCCACATGAAGAACCTGTACAAACGCTATGATGAGCTCAAAAATGGGTCTTTCACCAGTATACAATCTTCAACTAGTACACTACTACTAACAATCTTCCTGTCATTGACGGGCTGATATCAACCTTAGCTACGCCACAAGCAAAACCGATCCTGACTGACgaacaaaatccaaaaaaactgCGCCTCGCTCAATCTATGACTCGGGACAGCTAGTCTCCTATGTACAATCGGCACTCGAATTGAAGCCACCCACCAAAAGTTAATCGAAGAAAAACTGCCAGGTAACGAATATAAACCCCAATCCAGTGAATGAGCTCGAGAAAGACTCGATTGAAGAGAGCGAACCTGAAAGCGATTGGACGAGAGCTCGTGGGCGATCTCAGAACGCAAGACCGTGAGCAATCCAAGATCCACAATAGCTTTTTGTCCCTGGCGGAGGACAGAGTTCAGTctctgcatcttcttcttctatcgGGTGCAAGCCCAATGCAACGGGAACAGAACAGGGTAGCACACTGCCCTTTTGGCTCGATAGCGATGAGCAGACAACATGCGACGCGACTGACTCACGGGCAGTTGCATATGCACATTCATGTTGAAGTGTTTGACAACTATTTGTCGGAGCCCATCTGAGAAATACCGAAAAGGCTTTAAAGTCCAAGACCTTTGTTTTAAGGCCACTACCCAACAGCATTGGGCTGGTCAAGCCAGAATCGCAGGGTCGATGTGAGATCCGGAGAATCAAGGGTCGCCGAGGCTCTCGGCACTTGGCCGGTGCCTAGGGCCGCGTGACTCTCGTGCTCAATTTCTAGCCCAAATCGACGGAGTCAATCGAAACCTGATCGAGTGCGGTCGAATTCGAGACTCGACACTCATCATTGTTGTCGAATGCGACTTGCTATAGGTGGCGCAACCGGGCATCGACTTGCCAGGATCGCGCGACTCCAGGTGAGGGCCATTTGTGCTAGATTCTGCCCGCGGGTGCTCAggtcatttttctttatttaaattaattaaattcctTTACAAGtgtagtttttttaaaaataacattTAGGGCgcatttgtttcgtggaaaatgaatgatttgaaaaatattttcttaaagacaatcgcttatatcgtttgcaaaaatattttcaagtgcCGAGATCTTGGGCGGCCGAGGTCTCGGATTTCGGCATTGCGGTCTTGCAATCTTACGTCCGCCTTCTAAGTTTGACATTTAGGCCTCGAATCCATTATCACAATCCCGATACTTCTATATAAAAGATAGTAAAACTTTCGCGGGCGAAGTTGCatacttcgtttgtttcacgaaaaataaataattcaattttttattttataaataactACTCATATCATTTgagataattaatcaataaatttttttaatcaacaaacatttatgtttaaaaatttttatggacgatgaaaatatttttcgcacatacatttttgtaagagatacgAACGATCACgtagataagaaatatattccAAATCATCCACTTTTCACGAAATTAACTCACCCTTAGtaaacatacatatatatattttttgtgaatttcatcATATAAAATCCTTACAAAATACGAGGAAATTCACTAGTTCTTTCTCATAATCATTTCACATCGAGGACGAGGGGGAGGTAATTAACTTGAGATATGAGAAGTTAGGCTTCAAATCAACTTGCATTATCGTTTGCtaagataatgaaaatatgTCGTTAcgatatattatttattttcttcatcattGTCACTTGCTATTTTTTTCCTCGAATAAAACAATTTTTTAACATCAAATACAAAACATTATAATGTCTAGGAAAAATTATTGAGAAGacgtaatttctttttttttttttgcccttacTTTTATTTAGTCAGAGTAAATAAAGAAGTTGTAATTTAAATTGACGCGCAAAGCtttcaaattaaacagaaagGAAATCGAGATAAATACGTTTCGAGAATTAGGGCTTTGGAAAAGGCTAAAAcccctttccctctcttttctcaGAGTTTGGGAGAAgggggagaagaagagagagcacAGCAATGGCGAACGAGGGAGACATGAGCAGCTGGACCGATCTGCTCCATTCCTCCACCAAGCTTCTCGAGCAAGCCGCTCCTTCCGCTCAGTTCCCTCCTCTCCAGGTTCtcgctcctctctctccctctccctctctctctccgtgtaGGTTTACTGGAAGTTGTCACCGAGAAAACCTTGTGGTTTCGAGAATGACGAAGTCCTGCGTGATCAAAATGAGTAGACATCCCTTTGTTTTTGCTCGCGCTTAAGCATGTGTTGGATTTTCCTGGATCATTGAGTAGATGCGTTCCATGGGCCGGTTGCCTGAGGTGGGGGAAGCGTCTAGTAGGGCTCGCACCCCTTTTTCGTTCTGTTGCCTTGTTCTTGTTTCTCAGGATAGGGCTGGAGTTGAAGGGCTTTAGGTTTTAAATTCGGATCAGCAGCTGTTCAAAGTCGAGTCACAGTCATATGTTAGCATTTGGAGCTTAGCTCCTTATCCCAGCTATCGTCAGTTTCATGTTATCAGCTTTGGTTTCTGCTGCTGCGGAATGTTTCCAGCAGgtatttttagggaaaaaaagaagaagctataCTGTCTTTTCAGATAGTTTGAATCAGCTAATAAGATAAGTCGCACTGGGACAATTATTTTCTGgcaaaaggaaagggaaggaaaggaaagataaAACCCATTTCTGCAATTAGGTATACGAAGAGAAACCTTGTTGATAGATTCTTTTCCCCACTGAAATCTCCATTGTCTGTTGCTACTTAAGTTGCTAGTTTGGTGCTATAATCATAGTTCACCGCCGTCTTCTCTAACCAGATTGCTGCCAAGACACTACTCTCGACTGCTCTTCCATTATTTTAGTTGTTGGATGGTGTCATGTTGTTAAGGCCGTGCGTGCAACCTCTGTGAATGCAATCGCTTATTGCTGTCACCAATTTTAGTGGCTCATGGTCATTGCCGAACCTCACATAATTAACTATGGTTGCAGTTTCTACCACACTTTTGTTAGTCTTGTCATTGTCTCTCTGTTTATGAACTTTCCACATGTCTCTATCTCATGTCATTATATAGAACTCTGGAAGCTTATTTGCTAAAAATGTTGCAAGAGATAAACACTAAAAACTTGTGGCTTAATAAATAGTATGGGGAAGGTCTCAGCAGCACCTTCATCTAGCTACATATATTTAGTGAAGGAAAGAACAAGTCTCTAGGTTCTCTTTAGAATAGTTTTAAAGAAGAATATTCCagattgaatttctttttcagaaTATAAGGTCATTAAGATTCGGTTACTTCAAATTAAAGAAGACATGTTTGAGCAATTGCTTCCCATGGGATAGTACAGAGCAAATGCAAGGTTTGTTTTGAGACTGTCTACTTTGTTCACATTGCATTTTCCACTTTGCTTTGGGTCTAACACTCCACTGAATTTAAGTGCACATGCTGGATTAATCATGAAGAGTATACTTGTCAtcataaaattgagaatttgtGCATATATCATTGTACCAAGTTTCTGATAGTGATTTTGTGTTTGCTATTTGGGTATGTATCAGAGGAACCTTGATCAGTTGGAAGCATTATCCAAGAAGCTCAAGTCAAAAACTCTAAGGACTGAAGCTCCATCTCAATCTATCGCTGCCACCAGGTCTTATATCTGTCCGGAAATCTTTGCTATCACTTATCCTCATCACGTCAAGCATGACTACATGGAAGTTATGTAGGGTGATTGCATCTTTTATAATCATGTTGTTTTCAGGCTTCTTGCACGTGAAGGGATAAATGCAGAACAGCTTGCACGAGATCTGAAGTCCTTTGAGTTGAAGGTACCGTACTGTTTTAATTCGTTTGACATGCTAATTACACATTAACACTAGTATATTTTTACATGTGACTTTGGCATGATCAATCTGCTCTCGGGTAATCTTGTAGTTATTGTGTTAATCTTCTTGGTTGGTGGAGACTTGTCTAGCTAGGGTGGGGTTGTTTGTGGGTGTCTTAGAAAGTTAAAAGTACATTAGAATTTCAAACACGACCTTAGTTCAGATTGTTATCATTGGACATTTGTTTGTTCCTTAAAGATTAAGTATCAGGAAATGCAACCTCAATTTACATCTGGGATATTTCTACACTCCTTCCTGTGTATGTGAAACACAAGATGCTAATGCAACCACACAGGTGGTGACATTTGGAGACTAAATGTAATTTAAACAACTTGACAGAGTAATATCAAGAAGCGCAGGAGTTTGAACTATTGTACTTATCTTAACGTATTGTTCAACAAATTTAATGTGAGGATTTTCATTGCCATAGCCTGTCGTATAGGACATTCTTCTAATGATTTTCCTGTTTGTAGACGACATTCGAGGATGTGTTCCCTGCTGAGGCGACAACTGTTGAGGAGTATTTGCAGCAGGTACTTTctactcttcaattttttttatggttatttCGGCGCTGTTGTCTTTACCTTGTTGAGAAAGGCATGTGGGactgttttcttttgttgttacaTTCCATTTCCATCTTGAGGATTGAAGGTTGtttaatgaattttgatttCTGTAACCAAATAAGCTTGATGAGGGCAGCATAATTTTCAACTGTTCAGGCAAGGTATTGGCATTTTTCCCCATTAAGATATTGATTTAGCCTTTTTTGTACAATTATATTTGAATGGGACATTGGCATTTTCAAATGTGTCGCTTTCTCACTCTATATGCCCTTCGTTTTGGTGCTTGGTCTATCCTTAGTATAACCCCATGTTACATTGGTTGGTGATTTAGAATCCAATTGTGCATCCTGCAGagctttattttttcattcaaaATATACCGAGAGGGTGAGAAGCTAATGCTTTTCTCTGAACTGGGTCTACATAGTATTTAGGAAAGATTGGAGTTGATGAAGATGCGTTGTGTTGTGAAATTCCTTTCTGCTCTTCTTTCTCCCTCTTCTTTTGTTGAATATGGCTGCCTCCTAGAACATGCTAATGTTATATTTTCTGAATTGACTTCGCTTGTCTTGTGAGGTTTTGTTCACTGCTGGCTTTTCTTCCGTCAATGCTGAAgcttttgttgtttttagtACATGCTGAATAAGAAATGTAGTTTTTTAAGGGTTAGAATAATCAGTGCATTGTTCTGCCGGCCTCAAGAAAGTCAATATTGTTTCTCCAATCTTACTTTCAAATAGTCAAATGCATAGATTGCCAGAGAGTGCTGCTATAGGTGCTCTGTACTaggtttataaatatttttcttccactGGTGGCATCTTTTCAAATCACTTCGAGTTTTTCCTCAGCTTCTTCTGTCATGTCATTTCTGGTGTGAAAATATCATTTCTGCTGTTTCTTTTGGGGTGTGGGTGTGTTAACATACATATAttcaaaaaaagatgaagattGGCCTGTTTAAGTTTGTGCtacaagtgtttttttttttttttaatttattcctGTGCTATTCTTTGTTGTTGATGTTTTTGTGTTCATTTCCTGAATCTGGCCAGTCTTTTTGGGTCTCTTGAATTGTGTTTGTCATAGCTGTTAGTGTGATCCCTTGACTAGATTCATGCTAGCGAATTCAAATGAGTAAATATGTTACATACTTGTTTCACATGCATTCCTAAGTGTTCTTCTATTCTGTTATGCTCCCTTTCTTTGGGTGGGTGTTGCATTTGCCGTCCATCTCTTGGCTGAAACCGTAATCCAAACATATCATTATTTGTTGTTGAATGCTTCTCTCCATCTGCTTCCCTCCAGCCTTGGAGTCCGTATCACAAACAGTTTCATGCCTTCTGGCTTTGGATCTGCATTTTCATCTGCTAGCTTTTTTCCATTCAATAGTTTTTCCCCTCTTAACATGCACACTCACAGATGTACTTCTTGGTTGGCTTCTTTTCGTGTTTACATGGAACAGTGCAGTTACATTTATATTTCATATGTTTTTAGTCATTTGTCCTCAATACATTCAAAATCTTTGAGATTGGTGCTGTAAAGTTCCATGATTTGTATCTCTTGCTTTATGGAATTTATGGTTATGTACCAATGATTAGATAATTCTTTTGCTGCTTCTTAATGTAGGTTCATGAAATGGCAATGGTCTCAGCTATTCAGGAAGCACAGAAGGACAATGTTAGGAGTTTTAATGATTATATGCTGAAAGTTTTGGAGGTTGTAACTCGTAACTCAATTATAGCATATTTCAAATTGCTATCTCCACTCTTTCCAGCCCTGGTTTCTAATATGTGCTTTGCTGTTGTGGCTGACAGGATGATTGGCAAAAGGAAAAGCGTGATTTTCTTCAGAGCTTAAGCCGGATATCATTATTACCCAAGACTAACATTGGTGATTCAGGCCGTGGAGCTCCTCGTCTTCCCCAAATAGCCTCAACGGCTTCAAGCCCTCAAGTTTCATCTGGTCTTTCAGGCATGGAGATTGTAGCTGTAGCAAACAAATCGATTCTTGAGAAAAAAGCTTCTGTCTATGGTGGTGTTGTGAAGGATCTTAACAGTGCTAGAGAGCGTGCCTTGCCGTTTAAAgtaatgaaaattttggttttgatttatttttaatagttaTTGTGGCTCATTACATCTTTTTGTTTACTAGGCATTGAATATGTGCTGGGGCAGTTCTAAGATTCTAACATAGAAGCATGTCTTAATCAAAGTTTGTTGTTATTTGCCTGCTAGCTGGCACGTCAGCATATGTATTCGAGAAGCTTACTGTTAGTCATTATATGTACTTCTTGTTCTCTGCCTTCTAATGGTTGTCTCATGAGTTCGTTTGTTAGAATTATGATGCTGTGTATACATTTGTATTGTTCCTGTTTCACTAAATCTATTCTTCTTTGGATGATATGGGCATAATTTCTTCTCTGTTATTGTTCGAATTTCAGCCCGCTACTTCTTTCAAGGGTGCTTATGAAAGTTTGGGTATTAATACATCTGGGGGAAAATCAGTCAGTGTGCTGAAAATATGGCATCTCATTCAGGTGTGGCTGTATAAATCTTCTTAACTATTACTCCATTCGAATGCATAGCTCCCTTTTCCTTCTTATGCCATAGGGAAGTAAACATGGTTTGTGCAATAATTTGCTAGGCACTTATGGATGAGGATTCAGTTATTCGGTGGAATGTTTCAAAGAAGATGTCATTGGTAATTGGTGCAAGGCGGCACCTTGAGTGGGGACATGAGAAGTACATTATGGACATGATACAAAGTCATCCTGCACAAGTATGAAGTCGTTATTTTTACCTGTCTTGACATTTTGGTTCCATGAAACTTCTATGGCGAAAGCTTCTTGTTTATGTTTAGACTTTAGTAAAATTGCTGCTTCGACCATATTTGGAGATAGCTCTTGCTCGCATTATATAGTAATCATACTTGACCTTTTTGAAGCAGTATTCAAGGACCTGGAGCTCTCTTTGTCCGGCTTGTCTCTAACAGATTTGAAGGCATTAACATACTAAATGTATTTACTGAGTTAAGTGCTCATTATTTTGTTCTTCTGCTCTTTCTAGGCTGCTCTTGGTGGCGGTGTTGGGAATTTGCAAAGGATTCACGCCTTCCTTCGGGTCTGTTCTCTTTCTATTATTCAATTATCTGGAGTAGCACGTTTTTAATGCTTTATTTTGCTTTAGATCTTCTATTACCTTTAATTTCATGTTGCAGATTCGTTTGCGCGATTATGGTGTTCTTGACTTTGATTCTGGTGATGCTCGAAGGCAGCCACCTGTTGACACCACGTGGCAGCAGGTTAAGAATGCTTATTTTTTGTattcatattatatattttgaTCGTGAAGTCAATACCATAAGAATGTAGAAATTTGGTCTATTCATGATGAAATCCTCATTTTCACTGGGCCCCTACGGTAAATAAAAACTGCTGAAGTTTTAATCTTGAGctttagagttttttttgttgagatgACAGTGACTTATGTTTCAGCTATCCGGTCTTTCTGTATATGAACTattacaggaaaaaaaatatttacaataagTACTTTGTCTGTTTTTTATATTAAGCGAGTGTATTTGGGCTCTGTCCTATTTACTTGGGGATATTGCTGATTGCAGTTGCTTTATAAGTATGGAACACCTATGCCTGTAACTGACTTATTTTACACACTTCCTGGTTCAACAGATATACTTTTGCTTGAGAACTGGGTATTACAATGAAGCAAGAGATGTTGCCTTGTCATCCCGAAGTGCTCATCAGTTTGCACCTCTGGTACTATTTGTTTACTGCCCAAATGTGCTGATTTTTGTTCTTCCCTAATGTTTAGTTGTTATTGGCAGCTTACAGAATGGATAAACACTGGAGGTATGGTTTCTGCTGAGACAGCTGCAACTGCTTCAGAAGAATGTGAAAAGTTGTTCAGAATGGGTGATCGGGTGGGTCGAGCTGCATATGATAAGAAAAGGTTGTTACTATATGCCGTGATATCTGGTTCTCGAAGGCTTGTTGAAAGGCTGCTGAGAGATCTATCGACACTGTTCACCACCATAGAGGATTTCTTGTGGTTTAAACTGTCAGCCATCAGGGAGTTCCCTATTGGAGGCTCATCTGCTATCCTTAGTGAGAGTTCGGTCCCCTATAGTTTAGAGGATTTGCAGGCTTACCTGAATAAGTTTGAAGCATCATACTATACCAAAAATGGGAAGGACCCTCTTGTATATCCTTATATCCTGCTCCTAAGCATCCAGTTCCTACCAGCTATCCTCTATTTGTCTAAAGAAGTAGGAGATGAAGGGTACAACATTGATGCCACTCACATAGCTATCGTGCTTGCTGATCATGGCGTCCTTACAGAAGGTACAGGGGCAGGATCAAAGTTTGGTGTAATGGATGCTTATGCAGAAGCATGTAGCATGATTCGACAGTATGGATCTTCATATTTACGCCTTGGAGATCTTTCAATGGCATTGGAGTATTATGCGCAAGCTGCTGCTGCATTGGGTGGTGGCCGACTATCTTGGACTGGGAGGGGAAATGCGGATCAACAGAGACAGAGAAGTTTGATGCTGAAACAGCTCCTCACGGAGCTGTTATTGCGAGATGGTgggatttattttttacttggtGCAAGAGGTTCTGGGGAAGAAGGTGAATTGACAAGGTTTATTCCGGACGTAAAAACAAGACAACAATTTCTGCTTGAAGCTGCTCGGCAGTGCTTGGAAGCTGGGATATATGATAAAGTATGgtctttttccccattttcctcCTTGTGTAAAATTTACTTAATGTTGGACTATGGTGTTTTCCAATCATGTCACTTGACTTTGACTTCAATGATCCAATGTATTATACTTTTTGTTGGCAATTGATGCGCTATGACTggaatttggtcaattttccaGCTAATTGCTGACATGGTTGCCATGTGGCCATTTGTATTCCACATTGGTATTTTGCTTGAGAATTGGCCGGATTTTGGTCAAAGTGCATAAATCAGAAAGCAAAATCAACTCAAGTTCGGTGACTGCTGATGGAATTTGCCCTTTCTCCTATTGCCCTTATGGAGCTACAAGTGAAATCAGTTTTCAGTGAACTTTTGAGAGCTCAAGTACTTTGATTGACT
Protein-coding sequences here:
- the LOC115730636 gene encoding nuclear pore complex protein NUP93A-like; the protein is MANEGDMSSWTDLLHSSTKLLEQAAPSAQFPPLQRNLDQLEALSKKLKSKTLRTEAPSQSIAATRLLAREGINAEQLARDLKSFELKTTFEDVFPAEATTVEEYLQQVHEMAMVSAIQEAQKDNVRSFNDYMLKVLEDDWQKEKRDFLQSLSRISLLPKTNIGDSGRGAPRLPQIASTASSPQVSSGLSGMEIVAVANKSILEKKASVYGGVVKDLNSARERALPFKPATSFKGAYESLGINTSGGKSVSVLKIWHLIQALMDEDSVIRWNVSKKMSLVIGARRHLEWGHEKYIMDMIQSHPAQAALGGGVGNLQRIHAFLRIRLRDYGVLDFDSGDARRQPPVDTTWQQIYFCLRTGYYNEARDVALSSRSAHQFAPLLTEWINTGGMVSAETAATASEECEKLFRMGDRVGRAAYDKKRLLLYAVISGSRRLVERLLRDLSTLFTTIEDFLWFKLSAIREFPIGGSSAILSESSVPYSLEDLQAYLNKFEASYYTKNGKDPLVYPYILLLSIQFLPAILYLSKEVGDEGYNIDATHIAIVLADHGVLTEGTGAGSKFGVMDAYAEACSMIRQYGSSYLRLGDLSMALEYYAQAAAALGGGRLSWTGRGNADQQRQRSLMLKQLLTELLLRDGGIYFLLGARGSGEEGELTRFIPDVKTRQQFLLEAARQCLEAGIYDKSIEILKRIGAFSMALDTINKCLSDSICALSRGRLDGESQTAGLIHSGNEILETYKYSPEISPQERENVMEQQTVLRQLEAILSIYKLARAGHYLDALREVAKLPFLPLDPRTPDVTTDVLQKLSPYVQACVPDLLKVALSCMDNVPDSDGSLRALRAKIANFLANNLNRNWPRDLYEKVARSL
- the LOC115737724 gene encoding uncharacterized protein LOC115737724, which produces MQRLNSVLRQGQKAIVDLGLLTVLRSEIAHELSSNRFQNDQIGDLGDFVVDWDAPESEDVLLRRKCESGEEVAVSALLGPQMYGGEGMFPREVLMKVCFKKPGFNSILQFDCGVCSGTDSGSELHLRGAYYLPSPALLHHSLYKGPLFSTLDHHLQDKLKEYLVAKGIGRGLTDFLLSYLHRKEQNQYVSWLQKLESMLATNV